Proteins co-encoded in one Jeotgalibacillus malaysiensis genomic window:
- a CDS encoding glycerol uptake operon antiterminator regulatory protein, translating to MFLERLKESQVIASIKEPKQLEAFVETDIQAAFLLLGNLTVIKRYVDFLKEHDRDVFLHIEKIPGISYDREGLKFIARHVQPTGIVTTKPSLIAAAKKEGLITIQRLFLIDSDALKNGLESAGQARPDFLELMPGVVPHLIEHVKKKTDIPIITGGLIQNRRQMEKAIERGATAVSTGRTHLWKPLVEVVR from the coding sequence TTGTTTTTAGAAAGATTGAAAGAATCTCAGGTGATTGCATCGATCAAAGAGCCGAAGCAGCTTGAGGCATTTGTTGAGACAGACATTCAGGCGGCCTTTTTACTGTTAGGAAATCTTACGGTGATTAAGCGGTATGTGGACTTTTTGAAGGAGCATGACCGGGATGTGTTTTTACATATTGAGAAAATTCCGGGGATCAGCTATGACCGTGAAGGATTAAAGTTTATCGCGCGGCATGTTCAGCCGACGGGGATTGTGACAACGAAACCCTCTTTGATTGCAGCGGCGAAAAAAGAAGGATTAATTACGATTCAGCGTCTGTTTTTAATAGATTCAGATGCTTTGAAAAATGGGCTTGAGAGTGCGGGGCAGGCACGTCCTGACTTTCTGGAGCTGATGCCTGGTGTGGTACCGCATTTGATTGAGCACGTGAAAAAGAAAACGGATATTCCGATTATTACGGGCGGCCTGATTCAGAACCGCAGACAGATGGAGAAGGCGATTGAACGCGGTGCGACAGCTGTTTCTACAGGGAGAACGCACCTTTGGAAGCCGCTTGTGGAGGTGGTTCGATGA
- a CDS encoding RNA polymerase sigma factor, sigma-70 family protein: MMEVLSEKEAFIIDCIYISFFSVTEVAHYMGISRQAVNQSKNKALQKIKTLYFIDETLKKKAF, translated from the coding sequence ATGATGGAAGTGTTATCTGAAAAAGAGGCGTTTATCATTGACTGCATTTACATTAGTTTTTTTTCTGTTACTGAGGTAGCACACTATATGGGGATTTCCAGACAAGCAGTCAATCAGTCAAAGAATAAAGCACTTCAAAAAATTAAAACACTATACTTTATTGATGAAACACTAAAAAAGAAAGCATTCTAA